The following are encoded together in the Kutzneria kofuensis genome:
- a CDS encoding M14 family zinc carboxypeptidase: MPADIQADVQQTVEARPDIVRTISLPHKSVLGRDVPALEISHHVRDNDGRPVFLLMGGIHANEWPGVEVATEFAMDLAEQDGRDPRITALLDRVRVIILPVVNPDGYEVSRGGRIPDKRKNCDPTCGTAVDPDTGSDSAGVDLNRNFGVNWGGVGSGGDKADGDYRGPKPFSEPETQNIRDLVTGRQVTVLVGLHTYGDMNLRPPGQNASPLTPDEAVYAELGDQMAQANGYPSKLSRDLYETSGTAEEWSYHTTGGLGFETELAGETNHGPFTTSVLDQYHGEREALLRDAEAAGNPRYHSRITGTAHGTLELSKPGLHSTMTADGPFTWDVNPSIRPGTDGRNIQESWTLTCSGRTVPVTVGRGETTTVSC; encoded by the coding sequence GTGCCCGCCGACATCCAGGCGGACGTCCAGCAGACCGTCGAGGCGCGGCCGGACATCGTGCGCACGATCTCGTTGCCGCACAAGTCCGTTCTCGGCAGGGACGTGCCGGCCCTGGAGATCTCCCACCACGTCCGGGACAACGACGGCCGCCCGGTGTTCCTGCTGATGGGCGGCATCCACGCGAACGAGTGGCCGGGGGTGGAGGTGGCCACCGAGTTCGCCATGGACCTCGCCGAGCAGGACGGCCGCGACCCGCGGATCACCGCCCTGCTCGACCGGGTCCGGGTGATCATCCTGCCGGTGGTCAACCCCGACGGCTACGAGGTCTCCCGCGGCGGCCGGATTCCGGACAAACGCAAGAACTGCGACCCCACCTGCGGAACGGCGGTGGACCCCGACACCGGCTCCGACAGCGCCGGCGTCGACCTGAACCGCAACTTCGGCGTGAACTGGGGCGGTGTCGGCTCCGGCGGCGACAAGGCCGACGGCGACTACCGTGGCCCGAAGCCGTTCTCCGAGCCGGAGACGCAGAACATCCGCGACCTCGTCACCGGCCGCCAGGTGACGGTGCTGGTCGGCCTGCACACCTACGGCGACATGAACCTTCGCCCGCCCGGCCAGAACGCCAGCCCCCTCACGCCGGACGAGGCCGTGTACGCCGAACTCGGCGACCAGATGGCCCAGGCCAACGGCTACCCGAGCAAGCTGAGCCGCGACCTGTACGAGACCAGCGGCACCGCCGAGGAATGGTCGTACCACACGACCGGCGGCCTCGGCTTCGAGACGGAGCTGGCCGGCGAGACCAACCACGGACCGTTCACCACGAGCGTGCTGGACCAGTACCACGGCGAGCGGGAGGCGCTGCTCCGCGACGCCGAGGCCGCCGGCAATCCCCGATACCACAGCAGGATCACCGGCACGGCCCACGGCACGCTGGAGCTGTCCAAGCCCGGCCTGCACAGCACGATGACCGCCGACGGCCCGTTCACCTGGGACGTGAACCCGTCGATCCGTCCGGGCACGGACGGCCGGAACATCCAGGAGAGCTGGACCCTGACATGCTCCGGCCGGACCGTGCCGGTGACCGTCGGCCGCGGTGAGACGACGACGGTCAGCTGTTAG
- a CDS encoding methionyl-tRNA formyltransferase, with protein MRVAMFGYQTWGHRTLRALIDAGHDVALVVTHPKSDHAYERIWADSVADLAEEHGIRVLLRDRPDDTELLAELRAADLDLIVANNWRTWLPPEVFDLPRHGTLNIHDSLLPAYAGFSPIIWALLNDEPEVGVTAHMMDGELDAGSIVLQRSVPVGPTDTATDLFHRTVDLIAPITAEAIKLIEQGFTPAPQDRSRASFFHKRAKRDSLIDWTWPPARIERLVRAQSDPYPNAFTYHRGQELRVVKASVSKGHYGGTPGRIFIREGDGVVIVAGPDALRGTSPGLVIERVRTADGAELAAGDYFKTMGGYLANS; from the coding sequence ATGCGCGTCGCGATGTTCGGCTACCAGACCTGGGGTCACCGCACCCTGCGCGCCCTGATCGACGCCGGCCACGACGTCGCACTGGTCGTCACGCACCCGAAGAGCGACCACGCGTACGAGCGGATCTGGGCCGACTCGGTGGCCGACCTGGCCGAGGAGCACGGCATCCGGGTGCTGCTGCGGGACCGTCCCGACGACACCGAGTTGCTGGCCGAGCTGCGCGCCGCCGACCTCGACCTGATCGTGGCCAACAACTGGCGGACCTGGCTGCCGCCGGAGGTGTTCGACCTTCCCCGGCACGGCACGCTCAACATCCACGACTCGCTGCTGCCGGCCTACGCCGGCTTCTCCCCCATCATCTGGGCGCTGCTCAACGACGAGCCCGAGGTCGGCGTCACCGCGCACATGATGGACGGCGAGCTGGACGCCGGCAGCATCGTGCTGCAGCGGTCGGTGCCGGTCGGACCGACCGACACCGCCACCGACCTGTTCCACCGCACCGTGGACCTGATCGCGCCGATCACCGCCGAGGCGATCAAGCTGATCGAGCAGGGCTTCACGCCGGCGCCGCAGGACCGGTCCAGGGCCAGCTTCTTCCACAAGCGGGCCAAGCGGGACAGCCTGATCGACTGGACCTGGCCGCCTGCCCGGATCGAACGGCTGGTGCGCGCCCAGTCCGACCCCTACCCGAACGCCTTCACCTATCACCGCGGCCAGGAGCTGCGGGTGGTCAAGGCGTCCGTGTCGAAGGGCCACTACGGCGGCACGCCGGGCCGGATCTTCATCCGGGAGGGCGACGGCGTGGTGATCGTCGCCGGCCCGGACGCCCTGCGCGGCACGTCACCGGGCCTGGTGATCGAGCGGGTGCGCACCGCCGACGGCGCCGAACTCGCGGCCGGCGACTACTTCAAGACGATGGGTGGCTACCTGGCTAACAGCTGA
- a CDS encoding ABC transporter permease: MLRTVIAGLKARPKRLLLSAVAIALGVAFVSGSLILADAVHAGVRAAVAYQLRGVDIDITAKHGALDDAVLNKVRRLPGVAAAEGRIEVEAPLLVDGHARSEGATALPADEQLRPFDLADGRWPGKADDLATATEAGYSPGQQVTLFDQSGQQHRFTVVGTFSRPTDAGIGSSKLVLTPEAARQLVPGDGYYEIAVRAAPGVSDTELGDRIAQAVPGTDVATGEQAAAKLLGTAASDSARLTKFFTAFAVLAMVVAALVIVNSFTILVTQRARELALLRCVGAGKAQVFTGVLIEAVVVGAVASLAGLFGGLGVAALLQTGNPAGVHVPLSVRTAVESVAIGVLVTALAAALPARAATRVAPVEALRTPLEGKTARAGKLRTVGAVIALLVGVGAGALALGSADLDAATALVVAAMVALLVAALAAGPLLVGPVVRAFAAVFAPMLGQPAKLAALNADRNPKRTAATAAALTIGLAVVSLVTTMTAGIEAGQSRGVDQQLTADFTITSAVSNRPLPDNLAATLATVPGVEATARRVSFSGDLGSYGGYGLSAVQGDALGKVLRPVVLSGKLDRLGAGEIAVSKQLATETGLKVGDTVPAKVPLHVVAVYDSVNAPGADLGLALVDLAQQPAITPEGAASYDESVLVKLASTADVNRVRPQIERALSGDPLAQLNSIADIKAQLSEPLQGTLDLLWALTALAVLIAFAGIANTLSLSVLERTRESALLRALGLTRGGLGATVMTESVFVALLGAVCGLGVGIVSAWLLTRVASTDAEPVLFTLPWDRLGVLIGAAVLAAPLAALIPARRATKESLSAAMTEQ; encoded by the coding sequence ATGCTGCGTACGGTCATCGCCGGGCTGAAGGCCCGGCCCAAGCGGCTGCTGCTGTCGGCGGTCGCGATCGCGCTCGGCGTGGCGTTCGTGTCGGGCTCGCTCATCCTGGCCGACGCCGTGCACGCGGGGGTGCGCGCCGCCGTCGCGTACCAGCTGCGTGGCGTCGACATCGACATCACCGCCAAGCACGGCGCCCTGGACGACGCCGTCCTGAACAAGGTGCGTCGGCTTCCGGGCGTGGCCGCCGCCGAGGGGCGCATCGAGGTCGAAGCGCCCCTGCTGGTCGACGGCCATGCGCGGAGCGAGGGCGCGACGGCGCTGCCGGCGGACGAGCAGCTCCGGCCGTTCGACCTGGCCGACGGGCGGTGGCCGGGCAAGGCGGACGATCTGGCGACCGCCACCGAGGCCGGGTACTCGCCCGGCCAGCAGGTGACACTGTTCGACCAGAGCGGCCAGCAGCACCGGTTCACGGTGGTCGGCACGTTCAGCCGGCCGACCGACGCCGGCATCGGCTCGTCGAAGCTGGTGCTCACGCCGGAGGCCGCACGCCAGCTGGTGCCGGGTGACGGCTACTACGAGATCGCCGTCCGCGCGGCGCCAGGCGTGAGCGACACGGAGCTCGGGGACCGCATCGCGCAGGCGGTGCCCGGCACCGATGTGGCGACCGGCGAGCAGGCGGCGGCGAAGCTGCTCGGCACCGCGGCGTCGGACTCGGCCCGTCTGACCAAGTTCTTCACGGCGTTCGCGGTGCTGGCGATGGTGGTGGCCGCGCTGGTGATCGTCAACTCGTTCACCATCCTCGTCACGCAGCGGGCCCGTGAGCTGGCGCTGCTGCGCTGTGTCGGCGCCGGCAAGGCACAGGTGTTCACCGGCGTGCTGATCGAGGCTGTCGTGGTGGGGGCGGTGGCGTCCCTGGCCGGCCTGTTCGGCGGGCTGGGCGTCGCGGCGTTGTTGCAGACGGGGAACCCGGCAGGTGTGCACGTGCCGCTCAGTGTGCGGACGGCCGTCGAGTCGGTGGCCATCGGCGTGCTCGTGACGGCCCTCGCCGCCGCGCTGCCGGCGCGGGCGGCAACCCGGGTCGCGCCGGTGGAGGCGCTGCGCACGCCGCTCGAAGGCAAGACCGCCCGCGCCGGCAAGCTACGCACCGTCGGTGCCGTCATAGCGCTGCTGGTGGGTGTCGGGGCCGGTGCGCTGGCGCTCGGCAGCGCCGACCTGGACGCCGCCACGGCGCTGGTGGTCGCCGCCATGGTGGCGCTGCTGGTGGCGGCCCTGGCCGCCGGTCCGTTGCTGGTGGGGCCGGTCGTGCGCGCGTTCGCCGCGGTGTTCGCGCCGATGCTGGGGCAGCCGGCGAAGCTGGCGGCGCTCAACGCCGACCGCAACCCCAAGCGCACGGCCGCTACCGCCGCCGCGCTCACGATCGGGCTGGCCGTGGTGTCGCTGGTGACGACCATGACGGCCGGCATCGAGGCCGGGCAGAGCCGGGGCGTCGACCAGCAACTGACGGCGGACTTCACCATCACCAGCGCCGTCAGCAACCGGCCGCTGCCGGACAACCTGGCGGCGACGCTGGCGACGGTGCCCGGCGTCGAGGCGACCGCGCGTCGGGTGTCGTTCTCCGGCGACCTCGGCTCGTACGGCGGCTACGGCCTGTCCGCCGTCCAAGGGGACGCCCTGGGCAAGGTGCTGCGCCCGGTCGTGCTGTCCGGCAAACTCGACCGCCTCGGCGCTGGTGAGATAGCCGTCAGCAAGCAACTCGCCACGGAGACCGGACTCAAGGTCGGCGACACCGTGCCGGCCAAGGTGCCGCTGCACGTCGTCGCCGTCTACGACAGCGTGAACGCCCCCGGCGCCGACCTCGGCCTGGCGCTGGTCGACCTCGCGCAGCAACCGGCGATCACGCCGGAGGGCGCCGCCAGCTACGACGAGAGCGTGCTGGTCAAGCTGGCGTCCACCGCGGACGTCAACCGGGTGCGGCCACAGATCGAGCGGGCATTGTCCGGCGACCCGTTGGCCCAGCTGAACAGCATCGCGGACATCAAGGCGCAGCTGTCCGAACCGCTGCAGGGCACGCTCGACCTGCTGTGGGCGCTGACCGCGCTGGCGGTGCTGATCGCCTTCGCCGGCATCGCCAACACGCTGTCGCTGTCGGTGCTGGAGCGCACGCGGGAGTCGGCGCTGCTGCGGGCGCTCGGCCTGACCAGGGGCGGTCTGGGCGCGACCGTGATGACGGAGTCGGTGTTCGTGGCGCTGCTCGGGGCGGTCTGCGGGCTGGGCGTCGGCATCGTGTCGGCGTGGCTGCTGACCCGGGTGGCGTCGACCGACGCCGAGCCGGTTCTGTTCACGCTGCCGTGGGACCGGCTCGGCGTCCTGATCGGCGCGGCCGTGCTGGCCGCTCCCCTCGCCGCGCTCATTCCCGCCCGCCGCGCCACGAAGGAGTCGCTCAGTGCTGCAATGACCGAACAGTGA
- a CDS encoding ABC transporter ATP-binding protein, which yields MDSPTAAEVTDVVKVYGRGDTAVRALNHVSVNFLAQRFTAIMGPSGSGKSTLMHCLAGLDAVDSGRVRIGRHDVTGLSDAALTRLRRNHVGFVFQSFNLLPTLTAEENILLGLRLAGRQPDRQWFDTVVDVLGLRARLGHKPGELSGGQQQRVACARALVGRPDVVFADEPTGNLDSRSGAEVLGFLRASVHEMGQTVVMVTHDPVAASYTDHGVLLADGRIAAHLQRPTADAVLSALANVGA from the coding sequence GTGGACAGTCCGACAGCGGCCGAGGTGACCGATGTGGTGAAGGTGTACGGCCGCGGTGACACCGCGGTACGGGCGCTCAACCACGTGTCGGTCAACTTCCTGGCCCAACGGTTCACCGCCATCATGGGACCGTCCGGCTCGGGGAAGTCGACACTGATGCACTGCCTGGCCGGACTGGACGCCGTCGACTCGGGACGGGTGCGGATCGGACGGCACGACGTGACGGGCCTGTCCGACGCCGCGCTGACCCGGCTGCGGCGGAATCACGTGGGCTTCGTGTTCCAGTCCTTCAACCTCCTGCCGACGCTGACCGCCGAGGAGAACATCTTGCTCGGTCTACGGCTGGCGGGCCGGCAACCGGACCGGCAGTGGTTCGACACCGTGGTGGACGTGCTGGGCCTGCGCGCGAGGCTCGGGCACAAGCCGGGTGAGCTGTCGGGTGGCCAGCAGCAGCGCGTGGCATGTGCGCGGGCGCTGGTGGGACGGCCGGACGTGGTGTTCGCCGACGAGCCGACCGGCAACCTCGACTCGCGGTCCGGCGCGGAGGTGCTGGGCTTCCTGCGCGCGTCCGTGCACGAGATGGGGCAGACCGTCGTGATGGTGACGCACGATCCGGTCGCCGCCTCGTACACCGATCACGGCGTGCTGCTGGCGGACGGTCGCATCGCGGCGCACCTCCAGCGGCCGACTGCCGACGCCGTGCTGTCCGCACTGGCGAATGTGGGGGCGTGA
- a CDS encoding response regulator transcription factor — protein MRVLVVEDERRLAESLQWGLEAEGYAVDLAYDGMEGLELAQENPYQVIVLDIMLPKLNGYKVCAVLRERGVTTPILMLTAKNGEYDEAEALDTGADDFLSKPFSYVVLTARLRALTRRGRASASATLTFGDLVLDPAKRTVRRAGQPVTLTSKEFAVLECLLRHDGQVVAKHEILDQVWDMAYRGDPNIVEVYVSALRRKLDTPFGRRTIATVRGLGYRLVDDE, from the coding sequence ATGCGAGTGCTCGTCGTGGAGGATGAGAGGCGGCTGGCCGAGTCGCTCCAGTGGGGACTGGAGGCGGAGGGCTACGCCGTCGACCTCGCGTACGACGGGATGGAGGGGCTCGAACTCGCGCAGGAGAACCCGTACCAGGTGATCGTGCTCGACATCATGCTGCCCAAGCTGAACGGGTACAAGGTGTGCGCGGTGCTGCGGGAGCGCGGCGTGACGACGCCGATCCTCATGCTCACCGCCAAGAACGGCGAGTACGACGAGGCCGAGGCCCTCGACACCGGCGCCGACGACTTCCTGAGCAAGCCTTTCTCCTATGTGGTGCTGACGGCCCGGCTGCGCGCCCTGACCCGGCGCGGGCGGGCGAGCGCGTCGGCCACGCTGACGTTCGGCGACCTCGTGCTGGATCCGGCCAAGCGCACGGTTCGGCGCGCGGGGCAGCCGGTGACGTTGACGTCCAAGGAGTTCGCGGTGCTGGAATGCCTGCTGCGGCACGACGGGCAGGTGGTGGCCAAGCACGAGATCCTGGACCAGGTGTGGGACATGGCGTACCGCGGCGACCCGAACATCGTGGAGGTGTACGTGAGCGCGCTGCGCCGCAAGCTCGACACCCCGTTCGGGCGGCGCACCATCGCCACCGTGCGCGGCCTCGGCTACCGGCTGGTCGACGATGAGTAG
- a CDS encoding sensor histidine kinase, whose product MSRWWPASVRRGTTLAAFLACGVILTLGWLGTRAFVETNLTSQATNLARSRVDRLVASLGDGSDPALSGDAMFVVVDGAGRVVSVSDAITRLNPQWTPPPPAPVGAPANWEGTAQVTLRSEAHPQWREFRTYTAVGRVAGPLTAYMFVLPWDTLYTLQLFDDTMAFFVPLGMVIAALVTWFALRRTLRAVEAIRRELSGVSGSRLDRRVPVPPSRDEIARLASTTNETLDRLQQAHDQQERFVADASHELRSPLASLRTGLEVALAHPDRANWPSVARRSLLDVQRLQRITTDLLQLTVEDKPVSAEVVDFADVVAEQVAVQTVGAGPTVRASVQYPAMVRGELVQLERLLRNLLDNAVRHAATTVTVTLSVGDEVVLEILDDGPGIPVGDRERVFDRFVRLDDARARDVGGSGLGLTLARDIAVRHGGSLRVEDSDSGARFVARLPGAWGAAGLP is encoded by the coding sequence ATGAGTAGGTGGTGGCCGGCGTCGGTCCGGCGCGGCACGACGCTGGCGGCCTTCCTGGCGTGCGGGGTGATTCTCACGCTGGGATGGCTGGGGACTCGGGCGTTCGTGGAGACGAACCTCACCAGCCAGGCCACGAACCTGGCGCGCAGCCGGGTGGATCGGCTGGTCGCCTCGCTCGGCGACGGCAGTGACCCGGCGTTGAGCGGCGACGCGATGTTCGTCGTGGTGGACGGCGCCGGCCGGGTGGTCTCGGTCAGCGACGCCATCACCCGGCTGAATCCACAGTGGACGCCACCGCCGCCGGCACCCGTTGGCGCGCCGGCGAACTGGGAGGGCACGGCGCAGGTGACGCTGCGATCCGAGGCCCATCCGCAGTGGCGCGAGTTCCGCACATACACCGCGGTGGGGCGGGTCGCCGGTCCGCTCACCGCGTACATGTTCGTGCTGCCCTGGGACACGCTGTACACGCTGCAGCTGTTCGACGACACGATGGCGTTCTTCGTGCCGCTGGGCATGGTGATCGCCGCCCTGGTGACGTGGTTCGCGCTGCGACGGACGCTGCGGGCCGTGGAGGCGATCCGCCGGGAGCTGTCCGGGGTCAGCGGCAGCCGGCTGGACCGGCGGGTGCCGGTGCCGCCGTCCCGTGACGAGATCGCCAGGCTCGCCTCGACCACCAACGAGACGCTCGACCGGCTGCAGCAGGCCCACGACCAGCAGGAACGCTTCGTCGCCGACGCCAGCCACGAACTGCGCAGCCCACTGGCCAGCCTCCGCACCGGACTGGAGGTGGCGCTGGCGCACCCCGACCGGGCCAACTGGCCCTCGGTCGCCCGGCGGTCGTTGCTGGACGTGCAGCGGCTCCAGCGGATCACCACCGACCTGCTCCAGCTGACCGTGGAGGACAAGCCGGTGTCGGCGGAGGTGGTGGATTTCGCCGACGTGGTGGCGGAGCAGGTGGCCGTGCAGACGGTGGGCGCCGGGCCGACGGTGCGGGCCTCCGTGCAGTATCCGGCGATGGTGCGCGGCGAGCTCGTGCAGCTGGAGCGGCTACTGCGCAACCTGCTCGACAACGCCGTCCGGCACGCCGCCACCACCGTCACGGTGACACTGTCCGTCGGCGACGAGGTGGTGCTGGAGATCCTCGACGACGGCCCCGGCATCCCCGTCGGCGACCGCGAACGGGTGTTCGACCGGTTCGTCCGGCTGGACGACGCCCGGGCCCGCGACGTCGGCGGCTCCGGCCTGGGGCTGACGCTGGCCCGGGACATCGCGGTCCGGCACGGCGGCTCGCTCCGGGTCGAGGACAGCGACTCCGGAGCCCGATTCGTCGCCCGCTTGCCCGGTGCGTGGGGCGCGGCCGGGTTACCGTGA
- the ligD gene encoding non-homologous end-joining DNA ligase, translated as MASPVELDVDGYPVRISNPDRVYFAARGETKLDLANYYLAVGPGIVRALRERPCMMHRFPTGTSGEKVHQKRVPAGAPPWLETVRVHFPRYNRHADELCVTKLADVIWSVQMSTVEFHPWNSRRADTERPDEWRIDLDPMPECGFDTVRRVADVVHGLLDELKITGYPKTSGGRGLHVYVRIRPDWEFGEVRRAALAFAREVERRAPDVVTTTWWRRDRDPRTLFVDYNQNARDHTIASAYSVRGVPEATVSTPIRWEELPDIEPEDFTIATVPARFAELGDLHEGIDDVAHSLEPLLEWAERDGVDEDPDESAGA; from the coding sequence GTGGCGAGCCCGGTCGAACTGGACGTCGACGGCTACCCGGTGCGGATCTCCAACCCGGACCGGGTCTACTTCGCCGCCCGCGGCGAGACCAAGCTGGACCTGGCCAACTACTACCTGGCCGTCGGACCCGGCATCGTGCGGGCGCTGCGGGAGCGGCCCTGCATGATGCACCGGTTCCCGACCGGGACCAGCGGCGAGAAGGTGCACCAGAAGCGGGTCCCGGCCGGTGCGCCGCCGTGGCTGGAAACCGTGCGTGTGCACTTCCCCCGGTACAACCGGCACGCCGACGAGCTGTGCGTCACCAAGCTGGCGGACGTGATCTGGTCGGTGCAGATGTCGACAGTGGAGTTCCACCCGTGGAACTCGCGGCGGGCCGACACCGAGCGTCCCGACGAGTGGCGGATCGACCTCGATCCGATGCCCGAGTGCGGGTTCGACACCGTGCGCCGGGTGGCCGACGTCGTGCACGGGCTGCTGGACGAGCTGAAGATCACCGGCTACCCGAAGACCTCCGGCGGCCGTGGCCTGCACGTCTACGTGCGGATCCGGCCCGACTGGGAGTTCGGCGAGGTGCGCCGGGCCGCGCTGGCGTTCGCCCGCGAGGTGGAGCGGCGGGCGCCCGACGTCGTCACCACGACCTGGTGGCGGCGGGACCGCGACCCCCGGACGCTGTTCGTCGACTACAACCAGAACGCCCGGGACCACACCATCGCCAGCGCCTACTCGGTTCGCGGCGTGCCCGAGGCGACGGTGTCGACGCCCATCCGCTGGGAGGAGCTGCCGGACATCGAGCCGGAGGACTTCACCATCGCGACCGTGCCGGCCCGGTTCGCCGAGCTCGGGGACCTGCACGAAGGCATCGACGACGTCGCGCACTCGCTGGAGCCGCTGCTGGAGTGGGCGGAGCGGGACGGCGTCGACGAGGACCCGGACGAGTCAGCAGGTGCTTGA
- a CDS encoding substrate-binding domain-containing protein yields the protein MAAHHQSRAPQHPLRPFLLPLLVASLAVTGLVVANAAASPHCHGSDIPLRVVVTPAMLTPVHAIADAFNHDVTNADGQCATVDVTAEPAAQVVQDLPVNPVDPPALWVPDSALWVPTAQQLEGKVTGKTPQLAEHPSIASSPLVIAASEQQAGKLTSWRQLVSGNVTIADPLSNTEGIATLALAQRLSPASTGAPPPQLIAVLLKLRNATVDSTAAAFRVLQQHPDTVFTATEQSVVSYNATAATKAAAVYPTEGSVLFDYPVVRVTTATEPAGTGVAAAAFEAELRSARSMGILSAAGFRDPHAVASASWGGKDGVRAQTPKLIPAPTADQVTTVMRAWSVVHLDGRTLAVIDTSGSMKDPMPDGQSRIEVARDGALAGLSLMPDTTSVGLWTFSLTTTELVPLGPLGGLDRGVPQRLALQRAGATLPGRVGGSTALYDTALAGYEALKSDFDPTKVNAEVLITDGRNERAGGLDLNGLLARLRSQADPTRPVEIIGIGLGPDADMTVLNQIAAATGGKAYQALDGAAFRAVFFDALSRRPCNSSTC from the coding sequence ATGGCGGCCCATCACCAGTCTCGCGCCCCGCAGCATCCGCTGCGCCCGTTCCTCCTACCCCTGCTGGTCGCATCCTTGGCCGTCACCGGCCTGGTCGTGGCCAACGCCGCCGCCTCCCCCCATTGCCACGGCTCGGACATCCCGCTCCGCGTCGTCGTCACCCCGGCGATGCTCACCCCCGTGCACGCCATCGCCGACGCCTTCAACCACGACGTCACCAACGCCGACGGCCAGTGCGCCACAGTGGACGTCACCGCCGAGCCGGCGGCGCAGGTCGTCCAGGACCTGCCGGTCAACCCGGTCGACCCGCCGGCGCTCTGGGTCCCCGACTCCGCGCTCTGGGTTCCGACCGCGCAGCAGCTCGAGGGCAAGGTCACCGGCAAGACCCCGCAGCTGGCCGAGCATCCCTCGATCGCCTCGTCGCCGCTGGTGATCGCCGCCTCCGAGCAGCAGGCCGGCAAGCTCACGTCCTGGCGGCAACTGGTGTCCGGCAACGTGACGATCGCCGATCCGCTCAGCAACACCGAGGGCATCGCCACCCTCGCCCTCGCGCAGCGCCTCTCCCCCGCGTCCACCGGCGCCCCGCCGCCGCAGCTCATCGCCGTGCTGCTGAAGCTCCGTAACGCCACTGTGGACAGCACCGCCGCGGCTTTTCGGGTCTTGCAACAACATCCCGACACGGTGTTCACCGCCACCGAGCAGTCCGTCGTCTCCTACAACGCCACCGCCGCCACCAAGGCCGCCGCCGTGTACCCCACCGAGGGCAGCGTCCTGTTCGACTACCCCGTCGTCCGGGTCACCACCGCCACCGAGCCGGCCGGCACTGGCGTCGCCGCGGCCGCCTTCGAGGCGGAACTCCGCTCCGCCCGGTCGATGGGCATCCTCAGCGCCGCCGGCTTCCGCGACCCGCACGCCGTCGCCTCCGCGTCCTGGGGCGGCAAGGACGGCGTCCGCGCCCAGACCCCGAAGCTCATCCCCGCCCCCACCGCCGACCAGGTCACGACGGTGATGCGGGCGTGGAGCGTCGTGCACCTCGACGGCCGCACCCTGGCGGTGATCGACACCTCCGGCTCCATGAAGGACCCGATGCCCGACGGCCAGTCCCGCATCGAAGTGGCCCGCGACGGCGCGCTCGCCGGGCTGTCGCTCATGCCGGACACCACGTCCGTCGGTCTGTGGACGTTCTCGCTGACCACGACCGAACTCGTGCCGCTGGGGCCGCTCGGCGGGCTGGACCGGGGCGTGCCCCAGCGGCTGGCGCTGCAGCGGGCCGGCGCCACGCTGCCCGGCCGCGTCGGCGGCAGCACCGCCCTCTACGACACCGCCCTCGCCGGCTACGAGGCGTTGAAGAGCGATTTCGACCCGACCAAGGTCAACGCCGAGGTGCTCATCACCGACGGCCGCAACGAACGCGCCGGCGGGCTCGACCTCAACGGCCTGCTGGCCCGGCTGCGGTCGCAGGCCGACCCCACCCGCCCGGTCGAGATCATCGGCATCGGGCTCGGGCCGGATGCCGACATGACGGTGCTCAACCAGATCGCGGCCGCCACCGGCGGCAAGGCGTATCAGGCGCTGGACGGGGCCGCCTTCCGAGCCGTCTTCTTCGACGCCCTCAGCCGCCGGCCCTGCAACTCAAGCACCTGCTGA
- a CDS encoding SCO4402 family protein: protein MGDSEAEVLAWCVVANVAAHTTHGPDGVEVRRGLKHFAPGAKLWVLPPQWGDGGEKLFVVGHHRGRGTGRLARLVIDRYHLTNFRVRGIYSPAVYRELMRRWEPWGDHPLRLWETRDVAEETAQWWNRVSAGATDVDKPRKRVELLERLCFLARGDSWAWQFLVDRDLADALRDDREAAAVTPLVALVESMVADLGTDYPYDRFVRDPRWTDVIDAATKALEVLTA, encoded by the coding sequence ATGGGGGACTCCGAGGCCGAGGTGCTGGCGTGGTGCGTGGTCGCCAACGTGGCCGCGCACACCACGCACGGCCCCGACGGCGTCGAGGTCCGACGGGGCCTCAAGCACTTCGCCCCCGGCGCCAAACTCTGGGTGCTGCCGCCGCAGTGGGGCGACGGCGGGGAGAAGCTGTTCGTCGTCGGCCACCATCGCGGCCGCGGCACCGGCAGGCTCGCCCGGCTGGTGATCGACCGCTACCACCTGACCAACTTCCGGGTCCGTGGCATCTACAGCCCCGCCGTGTACCGGGAGCTCATGCGCCGCTGGGAACCGTGGGGCGACCACCCGCTGCGGCTGTGGGAGACCCGGGACGTCGCCGAGGAGACGGCGCAGTGGTGGAACCGTGTCAGCGCCGGGGCGACCGACGTGGACAAGCCGCGCAAACGCGTCGAGCTGCTGGAGCGGCTGTGTTTCCTTGCTCGCGGCGACAGCTGGGCATGGCAGTTCCTGGTCGACCGGGACCTCGCTGACGCGCTCCGTGACGACCGTGAGGCGGCAGCCGTCACACCGCTGGTCGCACTGGTGGAGTCGATGGTCGCCGACCTCGGCACCGATTACCCCTATGACCGGTTCGTCAGGGATCCACGGTGGACGGACGTGATCGACGCCGCGACAAAGGCCCTGGAGGTGCTGACCGCCTGA